The following are encoded together in the Chiloscyllium plagiosum isolate BGI_BamShark_2017 chromosome 19, ASM401019v2, whole genome shotgun sequence genome:
- the LOC122559681 gene encoding transcription factor EC-like isoform X2: protein MLEYSWYGQVQTHLENPTKYYLHQTQRQQVKQYLALGTKLSNQALSISHSHPGGSVRPTPFMRNAHAPPGNENNTPDSPVTLLSLGTNHENEMDDVIDDIISLESSCFNEDSVSCMEPSSLIHNTMPLSSNILDVYNDQGMTPTTMGLTGTSCSSNLSVKREITATQPGNAETRALVKERQKKDNHNLIERRRRFNINYRIKELGTLIPKSNDPLLLKDDILRCSDVRWNKGTILKASVEYIKWLQKEQHRVRELENRQKKLEQANRRLLLRIQELEMQARVHGLPTVSSAISPTELVTHIVKHESYQGDNSPDYLQQPSLSQMLSELNEASCHFLDPLSHFTDLSFSAALKPENRLDNILLDNTISPLASDPLLSTTSPPGASKGSSRRSSFSTDDEL, encoded by the exons GTTCAAACACATCTGGAAAACCCAACAAAGTACTATCTCCATCAAACACAGAGACAACAGGTGAAACAGTACCTGGCACTGGGCACCAAGCTTTCCAATCAGGCACTCTCCATTTCTCACTCACACCCAGGAGGATCTGTTAGGCCAACTCCCTTTATGAGAAATGCCCATGCTCCCCCTGGCAATGAAAATAATACGCCTGACAGTCCAGTCACACTGCTATCTCTAGGAACAAATCATGAAAATGAG ATGGATGATGTTATCGATGATATAATCAGTTTGGAATCAAGCTGCTTCAATGAAGATTCCGTCAGCTGTATGGAACCATCTTCTCTCATACATAACACA ATGCCATTATCTAGTAATATTTTGGATGTCTATAATGATCAGGGCATGACTCCAACTACTATGGGACTTACTGGTACTTCCTGCTCTTCTAACCTTTCAGTGAAAAGGGAAATCACAGCTACACAACCTGGAA ATGCTGAAACACGTGcacttgttaaagaaaggcaaaagAAAGATAATCACAACTTGA TTGAACGAAGACGAAGATTCAACATCAATTATCGTATCAAAGAACTTGGTACCTTAATTCCAAAGTCAAATGATCC ACTTTTATTAAAAGATGACATTTTACGCTGCAGTGATGTGCGTTGGAACAAAGGTACCATTTTGAAAGCATCTGTGGAGTATATAAAGTGGCTTCAGAAAGAGCAACACCGTGTGCGAGAATTAGAAAACAGGCAAAAAAAACTGGAACAAGCTAACCGACGACTGCTGCTACGGATTCAG GAGCTGGAAATGCAAGCCCGGGTCCACGGACTGCCCACTGTGTCATCAGCCATTAGTCCAACTGAGCTGGTAACTCACATTGTCAAGCATGAGTCCTACCAAGGGGACAATAGCCCTGATTATCTGCAGCAGCCAAGCTTGTCACAAATGTTGAGTGAACTTAATGAAGCATCTTGTCACTTCTTGGATCCATTGTCACACTTTACAGACTTGTCATTCAGTGCTGCTTTGAAACCGGAAAACCGGCTCGATAACATTCTATTAGACAATACAATCTCTCCACTGGCATCTGATCCACTGTTGTCTACAACATCACCACCTGGTGCATCTAAAGGAAGCAGTAGGAGAAGCAGCTTCAGCACAGATGATGAACTGTGA
- the LOC122559681 gene encoding transcription factor EC-like isoform X5 has protein sequence MRNAHAPPGNENNTPDSPVTLLSLGTNHENEMDDVIDDIISLESSCFNEDSVSCMEPSSLIHNTMPLSSNILDVYNDQGMTPTTMGLTGTSCSSNLSVKREITATQPGNAETRALVKERQKKDNHNLIERRRRFNINYRIKELGTLIPKSNDPLLLKDDILRCSDVRWNKGTILKASVEYIKWLQKEQHRVRELENRQKKLEQANRRLLLRIQELEMQARVHGLPTVSSAISPTELVTHIVKHESYQGDNSPDYLQQPSLSQMLSELNEASCHFLDPLSHFTDLSFSAALKPENRLDNILLDNTISPLASDPLLSTTSPPGASKGSSRRSSFSTDDEL, from the exons ATGAGAAATGCCCATGCTCCCCCTGGCAATGAAAATAATACGCCTGACAGTCCAGTCACACTGCTATCTCTAGGAACAAATCATGAAAATGAG ATGGATGATGTTATCGATGATATAATCAGTTTGGAATCAAGCTGCTTCAATGAAGATTCCGTCAGCTGTATGGAACCATCTTCTCTCATACATAACACA ATGCCATTATCTAGTAATATTTTGGATGTCTATAATGATCAGGGCATGACTCCAACTACTATGGGACTTACTGGTACTTCCTGCTCTTCTAACCTTTCAGTGAAAAGGGAAATCACAGCTACACAACCTGGAA ATGCTGAAACACGTGcacttgttaaagaaaggcaaaagAAAGATAATCACAACTTGA TTGAACGAAGACGAAGATTCAACATCAATTATCGTATCAAAGAACTTGGTACCTTAATTCCAAAGTCAAATGATCC ACTTTTATTAAAAGATGACATTTTACGCTGCAGTGATGTGCGTTGGAACAAAGGTACCATTTTGAAAGCATCTGTGGAGTATATAAAGTGGCTTCAGAAAGAGCAACACCGTGTGCGAGAATTAGAAAACAGGCAAAAAAAACTGGAACAAGCTAACCGACGACTGCTGCTACGGATTCAG GAGCTGGAAATGCAAGCCCGGGTCCACGGACTGCCCACTGTGTCATCAGCCATTAGTCCAACTGAGCTGGTAACTCACATTGTCAAGCATGAGTCCTACCAAGGGGACAATAGCCCTGATTATCTGCAGCAGCCAAGCTTGTCACAAATGTTGAGTGAACTTAATGAAGCATCTTGTCACTTCTTGGATCCATTGTCACACTTTACAGACTTGTCATTCAGTGCTGCTTTGAAACCGGAAAACCGGCTCGATAACATTCTATTAGACAATACAATCTCTCCACTGGCATCTGATCCACTGTTGTCTACAACATCACCACCTGGTGCATCTAAAGGAAGCAGTAGGAGAAGCAGCTTCAGCACAGATGATGAACTGTGA
- the LOC122559681 gene encoding transcription factor EC-like isoform X4, translated as MPHISEYAYCKVQTHLENPTKYYLHQTQRQQVKQYLALGTKLSNQALSISHSHPGGSVRPTPFMRNAHAPPGNENNTPDSPVTLLSLGTNHENEMDDVIDDIISLESSCFNEDSVSCMEPSSLIHNTMPLSSNILDVYNDQGMTPTTMGLTGTSCSSNLSVKREITATQPGNAETRALVKERQKKDNHNLIERRRRFNINYRIKELGTLIPKSNDPDVRWNKGTILKASVEYIKWLQKEQHRVRELENRQKKLEQANRRLLLRIQELEMQARVHGLPTVSSAISPTELVTHIVKHESYQGDNSPDYLQQPSLSQMLSELNEASCHFLDPLSHFTDLSFSAALKPENRLDNILLDNTISPLASDPLLSTTSPPGASKGSSRRSSFSTDDEL; from the exons GTTCAAACACATCTGGAAAACCCAACAAAGTACTATCTCCATCAAACACAGAGACAACAGGTGAAACAGTACCTGGCACTGGGCACCAAGCTTTCCAATCAGGCACTCTCCATTTCTCACTCACACCCAGGAGGATCTGTTAGGCCAACTCCCTTTATGAGAAATGCCCATGCTCCCCCTGGCAATGAAAATAATACGCCTGACAGTCCAGTCACACTGCTATCTCTAGGAACAAATCATGAAAATGAG ATGGATGATGTTATCGATGATATAATCAGTTTGGAATCAAGCTGCTTCAATGAAGATTCCGTCAGCTGTATGGAACCATCTTCTCTCATACATAACACA ATGCCATTATCTAGTAATATTTTGGATGTCTATAATGATCAGGGCATGACTCCAACTACTATGGGACTTACTGGTACTTCCTGCTCTTCTAACCTTTCAGTGAAAAGGGAAATCACAGCTACACAACCTGGAA ATGCTGAAACACGTGcacttgttaaagaaaggcaaaagAAAGATAATCACAACTTGA TTGAACGAAGACGAAGATTCAACATCAATTATCGTATCAAAGAACTTGGTACCTTAATTCCAAAGTCAAATGATCC TGATGTGCGTTGGAACAAAGGTACCATTTTGAAAGCATCTGTGGAGTATATAAAGTGGCTTCAGAAAGAGCAACACCGTGTGCGAGAATTAGAAAACAGGCAAAAAAAACTGGAACAAGCTAACCGACGACTGCTGCTACGGATTCAG GAGCTGGAAATGCAAGCCCGGGTCCACGGACTGCCCACTGTGTCATCAGCCATTAGTCCAACTGAGCTGGTAACTCACATTGTCAAGCATGAGTCCTACCAAGGGGACAATAGCCCTGATTATCTGCAGCAGCCAAGCTTGTCACAAATGTTGAGTGAACTTAATGAAGCATCTTGTCACTTCTTGGATCCATTGTCACACTTTACAGACTTGTCATTCAGTGCTGCTTTGAAACCGGAAAACCGGCTCGATAACATTCTATTAGACAATACAATCTCTCCACTGGCATCTGATCCACTGTTGTCTACAACATCACCACCTGGTGCATCTAAAGGAAGCAGTAGGAGAAGCAGCTTCAGCACAGATGATGAACTGTGA
- the LOC122559681 gene encoding transcription factor EC-like isoform X7, which translates to MLKFLFTSKLCEKEKIKMKEKSKTITIVEFIESQKIKLMPLSSNILDVYNDQGMTPTTMGLTGTSCSSNLSVKREITATQPGNAETRALVKERQKKDNHNLIERRRRFNINYRIKELGTLIPKSNDPDVRWNKGTILKASVEYIKWLQKEQHRVRELENRQKKLEQANRRLLLRIQELEMQARVHGLPTVSSAISPTELVTHIVKHESYQGDNSPDYLQQPSLSQMLSELNEASCHFLDPLSHFTDLSFSAALKPENRLDNILLDNTISPLASDPLLSTTSPPGASKGSSRRSSFSTDDEL; encoded by the exons ATGCTCAAATTTCTGTTCACTTCGAAGCtctgtgaaaaggagaaaattaaaatgaaagagaaaagcaaaacaaTTACTATTGTGGAGTTTATAGAATCACAAAAAATAAAACTG ATGCCATTATCTAGTAATATTTTGGATGTCTATAATGATCAGGGCATGACTCCAACTACTATGGGACTTACTGGTACTTCCTGCTCTTCTAACCTTTCAGTGAAAAGGGAAATCACAGCTACACAACCTGGAA ATGCTGAAACACGTGcacttgttaaagaaaggcaaaagAAAGATAATCACAACTTGA TTGAACGAAGACGAAGATTCAACATCAATTATCGTATCAAAGAACTTGGTACCTTAATTCCAAAGTCAAATGATCC TGATGTGCGTTGGAACAAAGGTACCATTTTGAAAGCATCTGTGGAGTATATAAAGTGGCTTCAGAAAGAGCAACACCGTGTGCGAGAATTAGAAAACAGGCAAAAAAAACTGGAACAAGCTAACCGACGACTGCTGCTACGGATTCAG GAGCTGGAAATGCAAGCCCGGGTCCACGGACTGCCCACTGTGTCATCAGCCATTAGTCCAACTGAGCTGGTAACTCACATTGTCAAGCATGAGTCCTACCAAGGGGACAATAGCCCTGATTATCTGCAGCAGCCAAGCTTGTCACAAATGTTGAGTGAACTTAATGAAGCATCTTGTCACTTCTTGGATCCATTGTCACACTTTACAGACTTGTCATTCAGTGCTGCTTTGAAACCGGAAAACCGGCTCGATAACATTCTATTAGACAATACAATCTCTCCACTGGCATCTGATCCACTGTTGTCTACAACATCACCACCTGGTGCATCTAAAGGAAGCAGTAGGAGAAGCAGCTTCAGCACAGATGATGAACTGTGA
- the LOC122559681 gene encoding transcription factor EC-like isoform X1, translating to MPHISEYAYCKVQTHLENPTKYYLHQTQRQQVKQYLALGTKLSNQALSISHSHPGGSVRPTPFMRNAHAPPGNENNTPDSPVTLLSLGTNHENEMDDVIDDIISLESSCFNEDSVSCMEPSSLIHNTMPLSSNILDVYNDQGMTPTTMGLTGTSCSSNLSVKREITATQPGNAETRALVKERQKKDNHNLIERRRRFNINYRIKELGTLIPKSNDPLLLKDDILRCSDVRWNKGTILKASVEYIKWLQKEQHRVRELENRQKKLEQANRRLLLRIQELEMQARVHGLPTVSSAISPTELVTHIVKHESYQGDNSPDYLQQPSLSQMLSELNEASCHFLDPLSHFTDLSFSAALKPENRLDNILLDNTISPLASDPLLSTTSPPGASKGSSRRSSFSTDDEL from the exons GTTCAAACACATCTGGAAAACCCAACAAAGTACTATCTCCATCAAACACAGAGACAACAGGTGAAACAGTACCTGGCACTGGGCACCAAGCTTTCCAATCAGGCACTCTCCATTTCTCACTCACACCCAGGAGGATCTGTTAGGCCAACTCCCTTTATGAGAAATGCCCATGCTCCCCCTGGCAATGAAAATAATACGCCTGACAGTCCAGTCACACTGCTATCTCTAGGAACAAATCATGAAAATGAG ATGGATGATGTTATCGATGATATAATCAGTTTGGAATCAAGCTGCTTCAATGAAGATTCCGTCAGCTGTATGGAACCATCTTCTCTCATACATAACACA ATGCCATTATCTAGTAATATTTTGGATGTCTATAATGATCAGGGCATGACTCCAACTACTATGGGACTTACTGGTACTTCCTGCTCTTCTAACCTTTCAGTGAAAAGGGAAATCACAGCTACACAACCTGGAA ATGCTGAAACACGTGcacttgttaaagaaaggcaaaagAAAGATAATCACAACTTGA TTGAACGAAGACGAAGATTCAACATCAATTATCGTATCAAAGAACTTGGTACCTTAATTCCAAAGTCAAATGATCC ACTTTTATTAAAAGATGACATTTTACGCTGCAGTGATGTGCGTTGGAACAAAGGTACCATTTTGAAAGCATCTGTGGAGTATATAAAGTGGCTTCAGAAAGAGCAACACCGTGTGCGAGAATTAGAAAACAGGCAAAAAAAACTGGAACAAGCTAACCGACGACTGCTGCTACGGATTCAG GAGCTGGAAATGCAAGCCCGGGTCCACGGACTGCCCACTGTGTCATCAGCCATTAGTCCAACTGAGCTGGTAACTCACATTGTCAAGCATGAGTCCTACCAAGGGGACAATAGCCCTGATTATCTGCAGCAGCCAAGCTTGTCACAAATGTTGAGTGAACTTAATGAAGCATCTTGTCACTTCTTGGATCCATTGTCACACTTTACAGACTTGTCATTCAGTGCTGCTTTGAAACCGGAAAACCGGCTCGATAACATTCTATTAGACAATACAATCTCTCCACTGGCATCTGATCCACTGTTGTCTACAACATCACCACCTGGTGCATCTAAAGGAAGCAGTAGGAGAAGCAGCTTCAGCACAGATGATGAACTGTGA
- the LOC122559681 gene encoding transcription factor EC-like isoform X3, with the protein MQVQTHLENPTKYYLHQTQRQQVKQYLALGTKLSNQALSISHSHPGGSVRPTPFMRNAHAPPGNENNTPDSPVTLLSLGTNHENEMDDVIDDIISLESSCFNEDSVSCMEPSSLIHNTMPLSSNILDVYNDQGMTPTTMGLTGTSCSSNLSVKREITATQPGNAETRALVKERQKKDNHNLIERRRRFNINYRIKELGTLIPKSNDPLLLKDDILRCSDVRWNKGTILKASVEYIKWLQKEQHRVRELENRQKKLEQANRRLLLRIQELEMQARVHGLPTVSSAISPTELVTHIVKHESYQGDNSPDYLQQPSLSQMLSELNEASCHFLDPLSHFTDLSFSAALKPENRLDNILLDNTISPLASDPLLSTTSPPGASKGSSRRSSFSTDDEL; encoded by the exons GTTCAAACACATCTGGAAAACCCAACAAAGTACTATCTCCATCAAACACAGAGACAACAGGTGAAACAGTACCTGGCACTGGGCACCAAGCTTTCCAATCAGGCACTCTCCATTTCTCACTCACACCCAGGAGGATCTGTTAGGCCAACTCCCTTTATGAGAAATGCCCATGCTCCCCCTGGCAATGAAAATAATACGCCTGACAGTCCAGTCACACTGCTATCTCTAGGAACAAATCATGAAAATGAG ATGGATGATGTTATCGATGATATAATCAGTTTGGAATCAAGCTGCTTCAATGAAGATTCCGTCAGCTGTATGGAACCATCTTCTCTCATACATAACACA ATGCCATTATCTAGTAATATTTTGGATGTCTATAATGATCAGGGCATGACTCCAACTACTATGGGACTTACTGGTACTTCCTGCTCTTCTAACCTTTCAGTGAAAAGGGAAATCACAGCTACACAACCTGGAA ATGCTGAAACACGTGcacttgttaaagaaaggcaaaagAAAGATAATCACAACTTGA TTGAACGAAGACGAAGATTCAACATCAATTATCGTATCAAAGAACTTGGTACCTTAATTCCAAAGTCAAATGATCC ACTTTTATTAAAAGATGACATTTTACGCTGCAGTGATGTGCGTTGGAACAAAGGTACCATTTTGAAAGCATCTGTGGAGTATATAAAGTGGCTTCAGAAAGAGCAACACCGTGTGCGAGAATTAGAAAACAGGCAAAAAAAACTGGAACAAGCTAACCGACGACTGCTGCTACGGATTCAG GAGCTGGAAATGCAAGCCCGGGTCCACGGACTGCCCACTGTGTCATCAGCCATTAGTCCAACTGAGCTGGTAACTCACATTGTCAAGCATGAGTCCTACCAAGGGGACAATAGCCCTGATTATCTGCAGCAGCCAAGCTTGTCACAAATGTTGAGTGAACTTAATGAAGCATCTTGTCACTTCTTGGATCCATTGTCACACTTTACAGACTTGTCATTCAGTGCTGCTTTGAAACCGGAAAACCGGCTCGATAACATTCTATTAGACAATACAATCTCTCCACTGGCATCTGATCCACTGTTGTCTACAACATCACCACCTGGTGCATCTAAAGGAAGCAGTAGGAGAAGCAGCTTCAGCACAGATGATGAACTGTGA
- the LOC122559681 gene encoding transcription factor EC-like isoform X6, with protein sequence MLKFLFTSKLCEKEKIKMKEKSKTITIVEFIESQKIKLMPLSSNILDVYNDQGMTPTTMGLTGTSCSSNLSVKREITATQPGNAETRALVKERQKKDNHNLIERRRRFNINYRIKELGTLIPKSNDPLLLKDDILRCSDVRWNKGTILKASVEYIKWLQKEQHRVRELENRQKKLEQANRRLLLRIQELEMQARVHGLPTVSSAISPTELVTHIVKHESYQGDNSPDYLQQPSLSQMLSELNEASCHFLDPLSHFTDLSFSAALKPENRLDNILLDNTISPLASDPLLSTTSPPGASKGSSRRSSFSTDDEL encoded by the exons ATGCTCAAATTTCTGTTCACTTCGAAGCtctgtgaaaaggagaaaattaaaatgaaagagaaaagcaaaacaaTTACTATTGTGGAGTTTATAGAATCACAAAAAATAAAACTG ATGCCATTATCTAGTAATATTTTGGATGTCTATAATGATCAGGGCATGACTCCAACTACTATGGGACTTACTGGTACTTCCTGCTCTTCTAACCTTTCAGTGAAAAGGGAAATCACAGCTACACAACCTGGAA ATGCTGAAACACGTGcacttgttaaagaaaggcaaaagAAAGATAATCACAACTTGA TTGAACGAAGACGAAGATTCAACATCAATTATCGTATCAAAGAACTTGGTACCTTAATTCCAAAGTCAAATGATCC ACTTTTATTAAAAGATGACATTTTACGCTGCAGTGATGTGCGTTGGAACAAAGGTACCATTTTGAAAGCATCTGTGGAGTATATAAAGTGGCTTCAGAAAGAGCAACACCGTGTGCGAGAATTAGAAAACAGGCAAAAAAAACTGGAACAAGCTAACCGACGACTGCTGCTACGGATTCAG GAGCTGGAAATGCAAGCCCGGGTCCACGGACTGCCCACTGTGTCATCAGCCATTAGTCCAACTGAGCTGGTAACTCACATTGTCAAGCATGAGTCCTACCAAGGGGACAATAGCCCTGATTATCTGCAGCAGCCAAGCTTGTCACAAATGTTGAGTGAACTTAATGAAGCATCTTGTCACTTCTTGGATCCATTGTCACACTTTACAGACTTGTCATTCAGTGCTGCTTTGAAACCGGAAAACCGGCTCGATAACATTCTATTAGACAATACAATCTCTCCACTGGCATCTGATCCACTGTTGTCTACAACATCACCACCTGGTGCATCTAAAGGAAGCAGTAGGAGAAGCAGCTTCAGCACAGATGATGAACTGTGA